AAGCTCAAATAATAATCTAAATTTGCTTGATGAGCTGCGCGCAAGCCTGCAGGCTTACCCCACAGAGGATATTTTAGCACTAGCCAAAAGGCTTATTTTGCGCGCCACTGCGCATGGAGCTAGAGCTTTAGGACTGCATAATGGCGTGCTTATGGCGGGGAGGAGTGTGGATTTTGCACTATTTGAATTTGAGCAGCCACTTTTTATTCCCACACAGCAGCATGCTAATCAATCACCCCTGCATTTTATCCTGCATGCTAAACGCCCCGCACATCTTTATATCAACGCAAAGGCGGTGTTATGATACCTCAAAGTATTTTATTTGTATGTTTAGGCAATATTTGTCGCTCCCCGCTTGCGGAGGGCTTAGCGCGGCATATTATAAGGCAGCATAATCTTACACTAAGGGTAGATTCTGCAGGCACAAGTGGTTGGCACATTGATGAGCCGCCATGTGAGGGCTCGCGTATGGTGGCAAAGGAGCATGGATTTAGCATTGATGATTTAAAAGGCAGGCGCATAAGCGTGTATGCCGATGATAGCTTTGATTTGCTCATCGCCCTTGACAGCCATAATTACGCGGATTTGCTCAAACTTGGCTTTGATAAGAAAAAGGTAAAAAAGCTAGGCGATTTTGGGCTAAAGGGCGCAGATGTGCCTGACCCTTACGCGTATAAGGATAAAGCAGGCTTTGAGCGCGTGTATGAAATGATAGAACTTTGCGTGTATAATTTATTATCAACGCACTATCCTGTGATAGAATCTAAATAAAAGGATATATGATGATTACACTCTATGGCATTAAAACTTGTGGCAGCGTGAGAAAGGCTATCAATCTGCTTGAAAAGCATGGCGTGGTATTTACATTTAAGGATTTAAAAGCCATTACATTAACTCAAGACCAAGTTATTTCTTGGATAGAAAAAAAGGGCATAAAAGTAGTGCTAAACACCAAAGGCACGACTTACAAAACGCTTAAAAGTCATGGGGAGATACTAGATTCTATATTTACAGAATCTAGCGCTAATCAAGCAAGCCTGCTTGTGCAAAATCCACTTTTGCTGAAACGCCCTATTATCACTTGCGGCAAATCGCTTATTATCGGTTATGATGAGGAGGCGATTTTGCATCTTATTCATAACTATCAAAATAAAAGGCTTTAAATGCCACGCTTTGTGCTATTTTTGTGTTTTTGTGCTATATTTTTTAGTGCGTGCGCGCATAAGGTAATCCCTAGTAGTGAAGTCAAAGACTTGCGCACACTGCCTCAAGATAGCACTTTTTACCTGCCTAAAGTTACAAATGCGCCAAATGCTGCGCTAGATTCTATAATAAGCGCGCCTTTATCCCCTGCGGCTACCTATGCGCTAAAGAGAGATTATTTAAAAAAATATTTTTCACCCTGGCAGCAAACGCCTAATGCAAATGCAAGCGAGGTATTTTGGATTAAGCCAGCACTGCTTAAAACGCCCGGTTTTGGCGAGCATTTGCAGCCAAATAGCAAAGATTACACGCAAAGCATTTTAGATTCTATGCAGCTTGATATTTACCCTAGCCGCTCTGTGAAGGCTATCATCACCACGACTGCGGCTGTGCGCGCTGTACCGACAAATAAGCCTATGTTTAATAAAGCCGATGGCTATCCTTTTGATAGGTGGCAAAATTCGCTCATCTTTGCAGGCACGCCTGTGCTTATCACGCATGAAAGCAAGGATAAAGCATGGTTACATATTCAATCAGGCTTTGTGTATGGTTGGGTGGAGGCAGCACACATTGCCACACTCTCCAAAGAGCAGGTGAAATCTATAGAATCTACAAGCCATTATGTAACGCCTATAATTGATGAGATAAGCCTAAAGGATACGCAAGGGCGCTTTATAATGCAGGCGCGTATAGGGCAAATCTTTGCACTATCTCCAAAGCAAGATAATGCTAATAACTACGCGCTTATTATCTATGCGCGCCTACCTAATGGCAGCGCTAAGCAGGAGATTATTTACGCGCCAAAGGCAGCCTTTAAGCCTTTTCCCCTAGCATTAGATAATAAAGCCATTGCTCAAAGTATAAATGCCATGCTAGGGCAGCGCTATGGCTGGGGCGGGTATTTGGCAAATCGTGATTGCTCGGCTTTTGTGCGCGATATTTTTGGGCAGTTTGGCATTCACTTGCCGCGTAATTCAAAAGCACAAGTCTTTTATGGCAATAATAGCATTTCTTTAAGTGCGCTTAATCGCGTGCAAAAGGAGGCTTACATCATCGCTCATGCTACGCCTTATCAAACGATTTTGTGGCAAAATGGACATATTATGCTCTATCTTGGCAGCCAAAATGGGCGCGCTATAATCGCTCATAGTGTGTGGAGCGTGGTGAGTGGCAAGCGTTATGAAAATCTCTTAGGTGGCGTGGTGATTACTTCGCTGCATGTGGGAGAAGAGCATAATAGTATATTTGGCTCTTCGCAGTTGCTTATTGATAAAATTGAGGCGATGAGTGATTTATCAAAGCTTGCCATGCGCATAAGTAATAATTTAGACAATGCACAAAATAAAATAAAGGAGATAAAATGAAAGCATATATGATGTTTATATGTTTTGCACTTCATATTTATGCTGCGCCGCTTAAAGTCCTTGTGAGCGTGCCGCCGCAAAAGGAGATTATAGAATCTATTGGCGGAGAATTTGTGGAAGTAAGAGTGCTTGTGCCTCCTAGCAAATCTCCAGAGATTTATGAGCCAAGTGTGGCGCAAATGAAGCATATTGCAGATTCTGTAATCTTTTTTGGCGTGGGTATGCCCTTTGAATCTGTGTGGTTTAAACGCTTTAAACAAAGCAGCCCTGCGCTTTTATATTACAATCTAGCAGAGCATACTCATGAGCATAGCGCGCATTCGCACGATAAGCATAATCACGCGCATAATCCGCATATTTGGCTTTCTCCCAAAGGTATGCAAGAGCAAGTTACACTTATAGCAAATGCCCTAAGCGAGCAAGATAGCGCACATGCGGATATTTTTAAAGCACGCGCCTTGAGGCTAAATCAAGAATTGCAAAATATTGTAGAGCGCACAACGCGCCTTTTTAGCCTCCCACAAGCGCAAAAGACTTTTCTTGTGTATCACCCGGCGTTTGAGGGATTTGCGCGTGATTTTAATGTGCAAGAATTAAGCTTAGAAATTGATGGCAAAGAGGCAAAGGGCAGGGCATTAAGTGCGCTGTTAGATGAAGTGAAAGCAAAGCAAATAAAAGTAGTGTTTATCCAGCCTCAATTTGCTAAGGCTAGGGTTGAGGGCTTTGCTAAAGAAGCAGGGCTAGCAATCATTGAGCTTAATCCATTAAGAGAAGATTGGCTTTTATCCTTGCAAGAAAATGCCTGCCAAATTGCATTTTCACTTCCATTAAGTGCCATTAGCGCATGTATGCAAACATATTTTAAAGAATGAATATGCTTTTAGAAGTTAAACATCTAAGCTTTGCGTATGAGCGCACCAATGTGCTTGAAAATGTCTCTTTTAGGCTTAAAGAGGGCGATTTTTGGGCTATTATTGGACCAAATGGCGGGGGGAAAACGACTTTTATTAAACTCATCTTAGGTTTGCTTAAAGCGCAAAGTGGGAGCATTCACTTTGCGCCAGATATGAATGTGCGCCACATAGGCTATGTGCCACAGATTACAAATTACAATATGGATTTTCCTATCTGCGTGCGCGATGTAGTCGCGCTAGGTATGCTAAAGCCTAGATTCTGTGGATTTTCGCCCAAAAAATATAGTAAAAATATAGAGCAGATTTTTCACAAGCTAAATATTACTCATCTTGCCACAAAGCCGCTTAGTGCGCTATCAGGTGGCGAGCGTCAAAAAGTGTTTATCGCGCGCGCATTGGTGGATAAGCCGCGATTGCTTATCCTTGATGAGCCTACAGCCAATGTCGATGTCAAAGCGCAGGAGGATATTTACAGGCTGCTTAGCAGGCTTAATGAGAGTATGAGCATTATGGTTATAAGCCATGATATTACGCTTACTTTAGGCTATGCCAAAGAGGTGTTTTATATCAATAAATACGCGCTTACACATCATATTCCAAAGCTTAATTTAGATTTAAATCAGCATATTTGTGAAGTGGATATTCTTAATTTTTTTGCCGCGCAATCACGCACACAATTTACTACAGAATCTACAGAATCTAGCGCGCTTACTCCACACGCTGCGTCACATACAGAATCTAGCGCGCCAAAAGGGATAGAAAATGAATGATTTATTTTCCTATCAATTTGTGTGGGTGGCACTTTTGGTGTCTTTTTTGGTGAGCATTTGCAGCGGAATTATTGGCTCAATGATTGTGGCAAATAAAAATGTCTTTGTCGCTGGCGGCGTGGCTCATAGCGCATTTGGTGGCGTTGGCTTAGCGCTTTTTTGCTCCTTTAGCACTATGCTTGGGGCTATGCTTTTTGCTGTAGTTATGGCGTTATTTTTGGCTTATGCGTTTTTGTATCAAAGAGAGCGGCTTGATGCGTATGTGGGCGCAAGCTGGGCATTTGGTATGGCTATAGGCATTATTTTTATTGATATAACGCCGGGCTATAATAGCGATATTTCAAGCTATCTCTTTGGCTCAATTTTGTCTGTTGGCATTGATGAAATGCTGGCTATGGCGGCTTTTGATGTGGTGATTATCATCTTTGTGGCGATGTATTATTATGATATATTGGCTTTATTTTATGATAGTGAATTATGTCGGCTCAAAGGCTTAAATGTGCCATTATGGACAAGTGTTATTTTTATCTTAATTGCCATAGGTGTGGTGATTTCAATGAGTGTCGCGGGGCTTATTTTGGTGCTAGCCATTCTATCTATCCCAGCATATATGGCTAATTTATGCTCACATTCCTTGCGTATGATGATGGTTATTTCATGGCTCATTTCACTTATTTTTATGTGGGCTGGGTTTTTTGTGGCGTATTGGTGTGATATAAGTGTGGGCGCGTGTATTGTGGTGCTTTTGGCAATTGGTATGTTTGTAAGTATTATGATTCATAAATTTACCCATTAAATTAAAGGAGGATTCTATGAAAAATGCGCTGCAAGATTCTATAAAAGACGATGAGGCAAGCAAAATCGCTAAGCGAGGCGTAAAAATTGCTTTATTTTGTGTGTTTATTACACTACTTTTTAGCCTTATTAATATTTATGTGCTGATTAATCAAATAAGCGCTACAGCGGCGATGAGCAAGGAAATCAAAGTCTTACAAGAAAAGCTAGGTATTGAGCGAGAGAGACATTAAAGCGTGATATTTTCTATAAGCTCGCATATATCATCTTTAATAATAAGCGCATCAAGGCAATAATCCTCTCTCACATCATGCGTAGAGAGATAAAAGCGTATAGCTAGGATAAGTTTTTTTAGCTTTGTAGGCGTGATGTTATAAATTGGCTCAAAATTTTTGCCGCTTTTAACCTCAATAAAATGCAGCATATTGCCCTTTTTAGCGATAATATCAATCTCCCCAAATCGCGCAAAAAAATTACGCTCAATAATCTCAAAGCCATTTTGCTCTAAAAATAAACAAGCCATATGCTCCGCCCTCGCACCCTTTTGTCTGCTCAATGCGCTACTCCAAAATAAAAATATAGAATCTAGCCCCTTTTATGCACAAGATGCTTTATTTGTTTTATGCAAGGACGACGCGCGCAAGAAAACAACACAAGCGCAAATAACCATCATTAACCTAAAAGCTAACTTATGCCTCTATGCGAATTTTATAGGGCTTTTGTGTGATAGAATCTAGCTTATGTATTTCGCTTAAAGCAGATTCTATCTCGCGCTCAAAGCAATGATGTGTGGAGAAAAGCATTTTGGCAATATGCTCTTTGTTAGTCTCTTTTTGCAAAAACGCATCAATGGAGATATTATGCCGCCCTAAAATTTGGCTCACAAGTCCTAGCACACCGGGCTTATCAAGCGCGTAGAGGCGGATATAATAGCGTGAGTAAATATCCTCTGCGCGCTTAAGTTTAAGCGGGGCTTCCAAAGGCTTGCTAAAACCTAACTGCACAGCACTATCACCCCTTGCAATAGCGATTATATCGCTAATGACAGAACTCGCAGTTGCGCGCCCACCAGCCCCCGCACCATAATACATACTCTCTCCTACGCAATCGCCAATCACGCTAATGCCATTCATCACGCCATCAACTTTGCCAATCATAGATTCTTTATTAATCATTGCTGGGTGTATGCGCAGCTCAATGCAATCTCCCTCTTTTTTGGCAATGCCTAAAAGCTTAATGACATAATCAAACTCATGGGCAAACTCCATATCATCAGGCGTTATGCCCTCAATGCCTTCAATAAGAATCTGCTCAGGCAGGGCATTAATCCCATAGGCTAGGGAAGCCAAAATTAAAAGCTTATGTCCCGCATCGCCCCCGCTTATGTCTAAAGTGGGGTCAGATTCTGCATAGCCTAGCTCTTGAGCTTTGATGAGTGCTGTCTCAAAACTTTCTTTAAACTCGCGCATTTGCGTTAGAATATAATTGCTCGTGCCATTTAAAATGCCATAAATGGCTAAAATATGATTAGCGCTCAAGCCATTTTTTAAAGCCAAAATGATAGGTATCCCCCCGCATACGCTTGCTTCAAAGCCCATAGGCAAGCCATATTGAGAAAGCTCATAGCGATGATAGGCTAGCATGGCTTTATTTGCCGTTACAAAGCTTTTGCCACTTTCAAAGCTCCTACGAGCAATATCATAGGCAAGCTCCACACCGCCCATAAGCTCTACAATCACTTGAATGCTATCATCTAAAAACAGCTCCTCTATATCATCGCTTATAGGGATATTAAGCCCTTTAAGCGTATTTTGCGCCTTAAGCTTATCACGCACAATCACTTTTGCCACTTCAATATGTTTTTGCGCCCGCGCGGTGATAATATCTTTATTTTCCATTAAGATTCTAATAACCGCGCTGCCAACCACACCCGCACCGATGATGCCAATCTTTAAAGTGTCCATTTTAATCCTTATCCTCTTGCTGCTCACTGTTTTCATCTAGCCCACCTCTAAAAGCATGAGGCTTAATCACATAATGTGCCTTTTCCTTATGGCGCTTTAAAAGTGCGCTATAACGCGCTTTTACATCTTCATTTGGCTCTTTGTGGTAATTTTTTTCAATAAGTGTGATGATACTTTGCGGTGTAGTGAGCCAAGATTCTATAACATTTAGCGCAATATTGCGCGAGCGTGTTACAGGGCTTTGCAAAAGTGTTTGTAAAATATCTAAGCCCAGAATCTGCTCATTTTTAATCTCATCTACACTAAATTCAAATCGTCCCAAACCCTGCCCTATAAATTCTAAATCACTATATGCGCTAAACTCATCTCCCAAGCCTAGCTCATCGCGTGGTGCGCTTTTTAGAGCATCTAAATCATAGCGCGAGCGCGCTAAATCGCATATTTTTGCATATCGCACCCTATCATCTGTAAGGCTTAGGGCAAACCAATCATCAAAATGCTTCTGCTTTTTAGCTATGGCAAACATATCTTCCCATGTATCAATGCCCATTGTTTTAGCAATAATGCGCGCATAATAATCCAGTGGATTTTCACGCACAAGCCCTTCCCAGTCAATGCCACTCTCAAAAGCAATGGCTTTAAGAATATCCTTCATCTCCTCTTGCTCTGCTAGCGTAAAAACCTCTGTGTGTATAAAATCAAGCAGATTGCACAAAATGGCAAATCGCTTTAAATTCATCTTTTGTGTTTGAGTGGCTTGCACAAAAAGCATAACTAGTTCTTTTGAATGCGCATAGTCGCTAAATTCTACGCGCGCACTATCATGTATAGAATCTATCATATCTCCAAGCGCATCATAGAGCTTGCTATCAATGCCGCGCTCTTGCGCAAACTCTAGCACTCTGCCTTTTTCCAAGCAAGCAAGCACGACATAATCAATCCCTATTTTGCATTTATAGCCCTCAAAAATAAGCCATTCGCGCTTTTGCTCGCTATCAATTTCAAGGTATCGAAAATAGGCTATGCGCCCCCAACCTTCCGTCTTTTGCGCCAAATCAAATAGCGCTTCATTATGCTCACCATAACTTAATACAATGGCTACAAATTTCCCAAACTCATCTGCTAAGCCAAGTGTGGTAAAAATCTCTAATTCTGCTTCATCATATTTAAAAATACCTAGCAGGGCTATGCCAAATTTCACCGCCTCTCTATGCACAGCAGTTTTTACAAATTGATTTGCCAAAGCTACACTTATTCTTATAAGCCCCTTGCCATTTTTTTCTTTTATAGAATCTAAAAAGAGCAATAAAAAGCTATCAATGTAAGTAGTGGTGATATTACTAATAGCAAACATATAAATTTTGCCCAAATACTCATCAATAATCTCATCACTTAGCTCACTAAAAGCGGCAAATTCTTGAAAGAGCGTAAATAAATCATTTGCCTTTTTCTCATCGCTCTCACCCCCTAAAATCCCATCTATCATACCATCGACAAAATGCATATCTTTAAGCTCTGGCACTGCTAGAGAAATGCTTGCCTCATCGGGCAGGGATTGATGCAATATGCCATGAGTATCCTTATGCTCAATAATCCAATCAAATAGCGCAGGCTTGTCGCTAATTAAACTTTTATAACTCACTTTCACGCAAAATCCTTTATATAAATTGTTTTAAAAATATTTTCAAATTACGCGCAGCTTGGCGGATTCGCTTTTCATTCTCAATAAGGGCTATGCGCACATACCCTTCACCATAATCGCCAAAGCCAACTCCGGGGCTAACAGCAATTTTTGCTTCTTTTAAAAGCCGCTTAGAAAATTCTAAACTGCCCATATTGCCAACGCATGGTGGCAGCTTTGCCCAAATAAACATACTTGCCTTTGGCTTTTTAAGTTCCCAGCCCGCTTGCTTAAAGGTTTTAATTAACACTTCCATACGCTTTTCATATGTATTCCTAATATCCTCCACACACGATTGGTCGCCATCAAGCGCGATAGTTGCAGCAATTTGCAAAGGTGTGTAGATTCCATAATCAATCCAGCTTTTTATCTTTTGCAAGGCTTGAATAATTTTTTTATTTCCCACCACAAAGCCCACGCGCCAGCCCGCCATATTGTAAGTTTTTGATAATGTATAGCTCTCTACTGCCACATCTTTTGCGCCCTCCACTTCAAGGATACTAGGCGTTTTAAAGCCATCAAAGCATAATTCAGCATAGGCAATATCGGAAATAATATAAAATCGCTCCTTTTTTGCCAAAGCCACTAAGCGTTCATAAAAATCCTTATAAGCCACGATAGTTGTGGGATTATGCGGGAAATTTACCACAATAAATTTTGGACGAGGCATAACTTCTTTTAGCACGCGCTTTACTTGAGAGAGGAAATCCTCCACATCAAGCTCCATATTTTCATTCCACTTTAGACCAAAGGTAGAGACATTCGCGCCATTAAGGATAAAAGCGTAGTAGTGTATAGGATAGGCTGGCT
The sequence above is drawn from the Helicobacter jaachi genome and encodes:
- a CDS encoding low molecular weight protein-tyrosine-phosphatase, encoding MIPQSILFVCLGNICRSPLAEGLARHIIRQHNLTLRVDSAGTSGWHIDEPPCEGSRMVAKEHGFSIDDLKGRRISVYADDSFDLLIALDSHNYADLLKLGFDKKKVKKLGDFGLKGADVPDPYAYKDKAGFERVYEMIELCVYNLLSTHYPVIESK
- a CDS encoding arsenate reductase family protein; protein product: MITLYGIKTCGSVRKAINLLEKHGVVFTFKDLKAITLTQDQVISWIEKKGIKVVLNTKGTTYKTLKSHGEILDSIFTESSANQASLLVQNPLLLKRPIITCGKSLIIGYDEEAILHLIHNYQNKRL
- a CDS encoding NlpC/P60 family N-terminal domain-containing protein produces the protein MPRFVLFLCFCAIFFSACAHKVIPSSEVKDLRTLPQDSTFYLPKVTNAPNAALDSIISAPLSPAATYALKRDYLKKYFSPWQQTPNANASEVFWIKPALLKTPGFGEHLQPNSKDYTQSILDSMQLDIYPSRSVKAIITTTAAVRAVPTNKPMFNKADGYPFDRWQNSLIFAGTPVLITHESKDKAWLHIQSGFVYGWVEAAHIATLSKEQVKSIESTSHYVTPIIDEISLKDTQGRFIMQARIGQIFALSPKQDNANNYALIIYARLPNGSAKQEIIYAPKAAFKPFPLALDNKAIAQSINAMLGQRYGWGGYLANRDCSAFVRDIFGQFGIHLPRNSKAQVFYGNNSISLSALNRVQKEAYIIAHATPYQTILWQNGHIMLYLGSQNGRAIIAHSVWSVVSGKRYENLLGGVVITSLHVGEEHNSIFGSSQLLIDKIEAMSDLSKLAMRISNNLDNAQNKIKEIK
- a CDS encoding metal ABC transporter solute-binding protein, Zn/Mn family, which encodes MKAYMMFICFALHIYAAPLKVLVSVPPQKEIIESIGGEFVEVRVLVPPSKSPEIYEPSVAQMKHIADSVIFFGVGMPFESVWFKRFKQSSPALLYYNLAEHTHEHSAHSHDKHNHAHNPHIWLSPKGMQEQVTLIANALSEQDSAHADIFKARALRLNQELQNIVERTTRLFSLPQAQKTFLVYHPAFEGFARDFNVQELSLEIDGKEAKGRALSALLDEVKAKQIKVVFIQPQFAKARVEGFAKEAGLAIIELNPLREDWLLSLQENACQIAFSLPLSAISACMQTYFKE
- a CDS encoding metal ABC transporter ATP-binding protein — its product is MLLEVKHLSFAYERTNVLENVSFRLKEGDFWAIIGPNGGGKTTFIKLILGLLKAQSGSIHFAPDMNVRHIGYVPQITNYNMDFPICVRDVVALGMLKPRFCGFSPKKYSKNIEQIFHKLNITHLATKPLSALSGGERQKVFIARALVDKPRLLILDEPTANVDVKAQEDIYRLLSRLNESMSIMVISHDITLTLGYAKEVFYINKYALTHHIPKLNLDLNQHICEVDILNFFAAQSRTQFTTESTESSALTPHAASHTESSAPKGIENE
- a CDS encoding metal ABC transporter permease; this encodes MNDLFSYQFVWVALLVSFLVSICSGIIGSMIVANKNVFVAGGVAHSAFGGVGLALFCSFSTMLGAMLFAVVMALFLAYAFLYQRERLDAYVGASWAFGMAIGIIFIDITPGYNSDISSYLFGSILSVGIDEMLAMAAFDVVIIIFVAMYYYDILALFYDSELCRLKGLNVPLWTSVIFILIAIGVVISMSVAGLILVLAILSIPAYMANLCSHSLRMMMVISWLISLIFMWAGFFVAYWCDISVGACIVVLLAIGMFVSIMIHKFTH
- a CDS encoding DUF5408 family protein; the protein is MKNALQDSIKDDEASKIAKRGVKIALFCVFITLLFSLINIYVLINQISATAAMSKEIKVLQEKLGIERERH
- a CDS encoding YraN family protein — encoded protein: MSRQKGARAEHMACLFLEQNGFEIIERNFFARFGEIDIIAKKGNMLHFIEVKSGKNFEPIYNITPTKLKKLILAIRFYLSTHDVREDYCLDALIIKDDICELIENITL
- a CDS encoding homoserine dehydrogenase, producing MDTLKIGIIGAGVVGSAVIRILMENKDIITARAQKHIEVAKVIVRDKLKAQNTLKGLNIPISDDIEELFLDDSIQVIVELMGGVELAYDIARRSFESGKSFVTANKAMLAYHRYELSQYGLPMGFEASVCGGIPIILALKNGLSANHILAIYGILNGTSNYILTQMREFKESFETALIKAQELGYAESDPTLDISGGDAGHKLLILASLAYGINALPEQILIEGIEGITPDDMEFAHEFDYVIKLLGIAKKEGDCIELRIHPAMINKESMIGKVDGVMNGISVIGDCVGESMYYGAGAGGRATASSVISDIIAIARGDSAVQLGFSKPLEAPLKLKRAEDIYSRYYIRLYALDKPGVLGLVSQILGRHNISIDAFLQKETNKEHIAKMLFSTHHCFEREIESALSEIHKLDSITQKPYKIRIEA
- a CDS encoding LL-diaminopimelate aminotransferase translates to MFSEIEFDKIKRLPKYVFAAINEIKLEMRRNNEDVIDFSMGNPDGQTPKHIIDKLCEAASKGRNQGYSVSRGIYKLRLAACNWYKRTYNVDLDPESEACVTMGSKEGYVHLVQAIANVGDNAIVPEPAYPIHYYAFILNGANVSTFGLKWNENMELDVEDFLSQVKRVLKEVMPRPKFIVVNFPHNPTTIVAYKDFYERLVALAKKERFYIISDIAYAELCFDGFKTPSILEVEGAKDVAVESYTLSKTYNMAGWRVGFVVGNKKIIQALQKIKSWIDYGIYTPLQIAATIALDGDQSCVEDIRNTYEKRMEVLIKTFKQAGWELKKPKASMFIWAKLPPCVGNMGSLEFSKRLLKEAKIAVSPGVGFGDYGEGYVRIALIENEKRIRQAARNLKIFLKQFI